The window ACGTGTAAGTGCAGCTTGACAAAGACGAGGTTTTTATGAATTTGTTTGATGTACGTTTTGAACTATAACTATaattatttgcaatttttaTGCAAAGGCTGACGCAGTTCTGCATTATCGGggattgtaattttttgttagtttttgttgttgtattatTTGTATTGAGTATTTTTAGCAGTGAATTTGTTTTAGAATAGACCCACTTCCATATCCATTTTCGTTCCGCAAAGTATTCATAAAAGAAACCCCaaacacatgaaaaaaaatagtttagttATAAGCAAACTTTAAGTTTTCAGGGAAGCAGTGCAGATATGGTTTGTTTACTCTCGTTATTTGCAAAATTAGCTTGTCATACAATCTAATTATTACATTTGGTAATATTACGAAATAATAGTATCTGTCAGATACTGGTCCGTTCTAatcgtttatttattttaaatgagcTAGGATACTATAGCAGCTTTAAATATGATAATATGAGTAACTCGCTGGCTGGCTTATTCCAAACAAACGTATTTGTTGATGTTATTGAAGTGCTAAAATGAAGGGATTTTTTAAGTGATTCACAGCTTTTCTTGGGATGTTCTTCcctatttttttgacattttacgaCCCTGTCCTAGATCCTATTTCGTAAAAGAagttacggcctaataaaatttttagtgattttgtttagTTAAAACAAATGGAGAGAGGCTCACTTCACAAAGCATGTTTGCTTTCTCCCATTcaatttaaaactgtttcttgggaaataaagcaaaaaaattcaGACATAATGCTTAGGAAGAAAACAGTTTTGCAACTAAAATTTGTCGgtcaactttaactttaaccagagaaaacaatataaattttttttgtggggtcaaaactaaattttttatttcatatttttcacaAATCAACATAAATCTTTCCCAGGTCCTACTTcctgaaaaaaattatgacacGAGTTTAACAACAGGGATGATATCATAATTCTAAGATAACTTCTGTTAGCGTCACCCTATCTTCAACATCAGAAAAAGCTCAAAATGAAATTCTCAATATATTTTCCAGTGTTACAGTAGCTTGCTACTTGCTGTTTTGCCTGCAGCTTATGCTGACCGGCTACTAGCAAGctagtttcatttttttaactaaaatgaGTAATATGAAGTGCCCCTGAGCCTTAGTAAACTGTACATTAAGTTTTAGTTCCAAATTCACTAacaaacagtaaaataaaatgtattcacatcattttaaaaatgtggctaggtttagctagctaacatagaCCAAAAAAATACGCACCtaaaatttacaatattttaactttttttgtcacactaccactatCAATACCCTCTTTATAACTATGTTAACTTCGATTTTGTGAAACTGCCAGTAAGAAGCTGTAAAAGTCAATATTTTGTTAATACATTCAAAATTGTATGTAAACAACTAGCATCCAGAAATTGGCTCATAACTAAGATTGTTTTCATgttatgctgcatttttgtatgCATATTTCACAGAACgaaagtttttataaatttattatgtTTTGGTTTTGAGCAAAGCACAATTTTGGGTATGGATATGGGTATTTGGTACATTTTTAGacattatttaaatatttttagacatttttagGCATTTAGATATAGATATTTTTAGATACTTTAGATATTTATTGACATTGCAACAGAAGTGTGTGCATATTCTATtaaaatagataaatagatgTATAGATTATTCCACGTGATTCTTTATTATTTCTGTTTTGCTGTCATAGTTATTTGTGGTTGTGTGTATTGTCATAACACTAATGGCCACTGCTCCTTGAAACTTctagaattttgaaaaaaatggtataaattgctgaaaatattttctaagtGATTTATGTTAAggtctgtttattttttaactttcaagtTATGAAAGATGTATACCTTTTTTTCTCATTgaaatctttgtttttgtttaaccaGGACACTTTTGGAGAAGAATCAGAAAATTCCTAGAATTTATTTTACCAAATGGGTGTGCGCTTTGCATATGATTTTTACCTTATTGTAACTCAAATTAATATGTTTTCTTTAAACTACATTTAATGACTATTTGTTTGTTAGTAGTGTTTGCATAATTAAATATGGAACAGTTAAAATATTTGGCCATAGAGACTATAAATAAGCGAGCATCTGACCTATCTGATATAAGTCGACAAATTTGGGAAAATCCTGAACTTGCATACAAGGAATTTGCAGCTCATGAACTACTAACAACATTTTTGGAGAAAGAAGGATTTAATGTTTCAAAGAAGACACCAttagaaacttcttttattgcaaGATATGGAAATTCAGAAGGTTTAAAGATTGGTATTTTATGTGAGTATGATGCATTACCTGGAGTGGGTCATGCTTGTGGACATAATTTGATTGCAGAAGCTGGTATTGGTGCAGCACTAGGTGAGAACATTCTTCTGCTTTAATGGCCTGGCTACACCATGGTAAGCTGGAGAGAAAATTTTTAAGTGTGCGAGGAGTTTTTAATCCGCTGAACTTTTATAAAACTCTTGTAAAGCGGCCTCGTTATTAGTAACGTTTTAACAGAAAAACTCAAAGTTAATATATGAAAGAAACCCATTGTATTTAGAGCGcattttgtttaaaactttgtttATTTGTGGGGATATTGAATCGTGCGCAAAATGCAACGCGCGAAATACGTTTCTATTGCAGCTGCGCTAAAAAGGTAAATATATATAGTTAATATTACTTCTTACTAGATCTTttgttctgttttaaaaaagaacctgaaatatagaaaaacatttataagaaaaaaaataggttTTCTGTTCGATGAAAGAAAAAtctgcagaaatttatttttggaaaataggTTTAGTAGGACACAACATATTTAGCTATAGAAATTGTAAAATACTCAAAAAGATCCATCTAGCTAACTGCCTTATTATTAAGATGACaaaatccttttaaaattttgtcatCTAACTAGCCAGCTACATAAACATAATGTTTATAGCTACTTGTACTTTGAACCATTATTCAAAATCAAGTGTGCCTCTGCAGCGTTGATATGGTACTAGGTGGCTCTAAAATGTCACCTATTAGCAGTTATCAAAAAGGGGTCTCTGTTTTGTCATTCTTGTTGTGAAGTGCGCACTAGCCTGTGGTTctaccttaaatttttttaaatttctgctgattatatcagcatattttatccCTTGAGTGCCACTCTTCGTAGATAtgggaaaaaaatttattattatttttatcatcCGCTTATCAATTTGAAATTGCACTTGTAGAATTGCACCAATAATAGATTAATTTGCACCCTATTAAAAGTTCCATTATCCTGTTAAGTGATAAAATCATTGTGCGTTTCTTCTTAGGAATACAATCTGTTTTAAAATCTCAAGAAGAACACGCGATTGCACAACTTATTGTTTATGGCACACCTGCTGAGGAGGGTGGTGGAGGGAAGGCTATGATGATTGAAAAGGGTGCATTTGATGAAGTTGGCATCTGCATGATGTGTCATCCATGTCCTGCTGAAGTGCCAATTCCAAGATGTCTTGCTTTGGCCCAATTGACAATTTTGTTTCATGGTAAATGCTACATAATGTACATCAAAAacttatataatttttgcttgCAAATTTAGCAACTGGAAATATTGTGTCAAGCAAAAAACGTTCTTTGGATGTTAAAATGGCAATATAATTAGTCTTGttttcgtaaaaaaaaaaacgcattaTATTTATCTATGCTTTTAAAGATtgactattaatttttttttcagcttttCAAAAGCAGTGAATTTTTCTTACAGTAAAGTCCTTACAAAGCTTTTTTGTggcgtttaaaaaaattctcttgtACGCTGGAATCGTATATTTTAAAGCAGATTCAAGTAGAACAGTGCCTTCTTGAGGCCAAAGCTGACGAATTTTTTAAGAACTTGTTGCTATGCCAAAGTTGAATTAAATCTGGTTTCTTTTACATTcatttttttgtagttttaattCTTCAATATTCTTACAGGTAAAACATCTCATGCAGCTGCTGCACCCTGGGAAGGCATTAATGCATTGGATGCTGC is drawn from Hydractinia symbiolongicarpus strain clone_291-10 chromosome 8, HSymV2.1, whole genome shotgun sequence and contains these coding sequences:
- the LOC130655269 gene encoding peptidase M20 domain-containing protein 2-like, with protein sequence MEQLKYLAIETINKRASDLSDISRQIWENPELAYKEFAAHELLTTFLEKEGFNVSKKTPLETSFIARYGNSEGLKIGILCEYDALPGVGHACGHNLIAEAGIGAALGIQSVLKSQEEHAIAQLIVYGTPAEEGGGGKAMMIEKGAFDEVGICMMCHPCPAEVPIPRCLALAQLTILFHGKTSHAAAAPWEGINALDAAVACYNKLSMLRQQIKPDARLHAIIVDGGKKPNIITERAEMDVYIRELTEKDALLLKKKVQNCAKGAAVATGCEVEMKETEPFYSAVKTNKTLIDLYMNNAKSLGVVFNELTVLRGSTDMGNVSQIKPSIHPFFKIACESSNHTQAFTTASIQPENQQPTLNSAKSMAMTAVDVLCNQKLVAQIKKDFNNS